The Candidatus Methylacidiphilales bacterium genome contains the following window.
CGCCCGACAACGAAGCCATCCCCCCGCTGGCCATCTTCCGCTTGGCCTCCACCACCGTTCGCGAGGCCAAAGACCTGCCCCCAGACGTGCCCACACAACTCTACCGCGCCGCCCTCGAAGCCACTGCGCCATCCACCGCGCTCATCAAGCCGATCCTCCACCAACTTCACTCCAGACTCGCCCGCGACGAACACTACAACCTCCTTTCCGACGAGAGCCGATTTGCTCTCCTCAAACTCATCCTCAACCGAAACCGAAACAACAACACCATGGAAATCAAAACCCGACTCACCACTGACACCGACGACCCAGCCTACAACTGCGGTCGTCTCCTCGCCGTCCTCGCCGCCGCACAGGACAAAGCCCATGACTACAAACTCGAAGGCCCAGGCGTCGCCGAACGCTATTTCGGCACTGCCTCAGTCTCCCCAGCCAGCGTATTCCCCCTACTCCTGCGGCTCAACCGCCACCACCTCAACAAAATCAGCAAGTCCGAGCGCTTCGCCGGCCACGAACGCTTCCTACAAGAACAAATCCAAAACATCCTCTCACTCTTCAAACCCCAACAATCCGGCAAACCGCCAGCCTTCCCTCGCACCCTCGATCTCCAGGCCCAGGGCCGGTTCGCCCTAGGCTTTTACCAACAAGCCGCCGAAGACCACGCGGCCCGCAAAGCCGCCATGTCCGGCAAACCCGAACCCCTAGCCGAATAACCTAACCCACAACCACAAAAAACAACACACACCATGAACAACAACCACCCCCTCACCAACCGCCACGACTTCCTCCTCCTGTTTGAAGTCACCAACGGCAACCCCAACGGCGATCCAGACGCCGGCAACCTGCCGCGCCTCGACCCCAACACCAACCGCGGCATCGTCTCCGACGTCTGCCTCAAACGCAAAGTCCGCAACTATGTCGAACTATTCCCCCCCACACGCATCAGCGACACCGCCAACGGCTACAACATCCTCATCAAACAAGGTGCAGTCATTGAGACCGAGCAAAAACGCAGCATCAAAGCCGCTGTAGACTCCCTGCCCAAAGACGCGCCCGACTCCAAGAAAGCCGAAGCCGCCAAAAACTGGCTCTGCCGCGAATTCTACGACGTCCGCACTTTCGGCGGCGTCCTTTCCACAGGCGACGACGTGCTCAAAGGCTCCGCTTTCGGCCAAGTGCGCGGCCCCGTCCAACTCACCTTCGCCCAATCCTTCCACCCCATCACACCCCTGGAAGTCACCATCACGCGTTGCGCCGTGACGAAGGAGGAAGATGCCAAGAAAGAACGCACCATGGGCAACAAACACATCGTCCCCTACGCCCTCTACGCCGCCAAAGGCTACGTCTCCCCTGCCTTCGCCGAGCGCACCGGCTTCACCCAAGCCGACCTCGACCTGCTCTGGCAAGCGCTCCTACACATGTTCGAGCACGACCGCTCCGCCGCCCGCGGCGAAATGGTCGTCCGCGGCCTCTACGACTTCGAGCACGTCGGCACCCAGCACCCCAACAACGCCGAACAAAACAAACGCGAAGCTCGCCTCGGCTGCGCCCACGCCCACACCCTCTTCGAAGGCATCAAGGTAAACCTCAAAGACGGCAAAACCTTCCCCGAATCCTTCGCCGACTACCACGTCCAATGCACGTGGACTGCAGACAACCTGCCGCCAGGCATTGTCCTCCATCTCCGCCACGAAGGCCGCTCCATCGGCCCGCGCCGCCTATAATCTCTACCCCACCCACAACTCCCCGAGGCGCTCCCCAACCAACCCATGGTGAGCGCCTCACCCATGGCATGCCCCTCTCACAGCCAAAAACCACAGACTCCAGCACAGCAAGCGAACTTATCCCCCTCTCTGCCCTCAACCACTTCACATATTGCCCCCGCCGCGCCGCCCTCATCCTCACAGAAGGCTTATTCGAAGACAATGAATTCACCCTCCTCGGCGAGCTCGCCCACCAACACACCGACCTCCCAGGCTTCGAACACCGCGCCGGCTGGAAACTCCTCCGCGCCCTCCCCCTCTGGTCCGATCGCCTCAGCCTCGTCGGCAAAGCCGACCTCGTCGAAATCCAAGAACACCACGGCCGCATCACCGCCGCCCGCCCCATCGAATACAAATCCGGCAAAAAATCTCGCTGGTTCAACGACCGCGTCCAACTCTGCGCCCAAGCCCTCTGCCTCGAAGAAATGCTCGGCATCCCCATCCCAGAAGGCATGATCTACCACGCCAAATCCCATCAACGCTCCCTCGTCTCCCTCGATCCCACCCTCCGCTCCGATACCCTCCAGGCCATTGATGCCCTCAAAAAAATGTTGGACGAACGCCGCATCCCACCAGCCAAAATCAGACCCCAATGCGACGGATGCTCCCTGCGAAACATCTGTCTTCCCGAAGCCTTTCACCACCCGCCTCAAAAATTATATACTGCCTCCCCCTCAACCTTGCCCATACACCCATATTAGACTATATATATAACAATATGAAGACGACGATTGAGATCTCTTCTGCTCTCTTTGAACAAGCTAAACGCCTGGCTCGTAAAAAGAACACTACCCTCCGCAACCTTGTCGAAACAGGCCTTACGCTAGTCCTAAAGGCTCAACAAAAAGAGCAGATCCCTCGACCGCCTCCACTCGTTACCTTTAAGGGCGGAGGATTGCGCCCCGAATTTGCCGATGCAAGCTGGGAACGGCTTCGCACGGCAATCTATCCAGAATCCAGCCCATGATTGCCCTAGATACCAACATCCTCGTAGCCCTCCATCGCGAAGATAGCGACCACCATCGTGCTGCACTACAAGCCTATCATTCACAAGGACAACACACCACTTTTGCCTTTCTCTGGCCATGTCTCCATGAGTTTTATGCTATCGTCACACACCCCCGCATTTTTCGCAAACCTACCCCGCCGCGAATCGCCCTAGCCGCTATCGCCTCCTGGATTAATCATCCCGATTCCCGCATCCTCGCAGAGAC
Protein-coding sequences here:
- the cas7c gene encoding type I-C CRISPR-associated protein Cas7/Csd2; protein product: MNNNHPLTNRHDFLLLFEVTNGNPNGDPDAGNLPRLDPNTNRGIVSDVCLKRKVRNYVELFPPTRISDTANGYNILIKQGAVIETEQKRSIKAAVDSLPKDAPDSKKAEAAKNWLCREFYDVRTFGGVLSTGDDVLKGSAFGQVRGPVQLTFAQSFHPITPLEVTITRCAVTKEEDAKKERTMGNKHIVPYALYAAKGYVSPAFAERTGFTQADLDLLWQALLHMFEHDRSAARGEMVVRGLYDFEHVGTQHPNNAEQNKREARLGCAHAHTLFEGIKVNLKDGKTFPESFADYHVQCTWTADNLPPGIVLHLRHEGRSIGPRRL
- a CDS encoding type I-C CRISPR-associated protein Cas8c/Csd1, encoding PDNEAIPPLAIFRLASTTVREAKDLPPDVPTQLYRAALEATAPSTALIKPILHQLHSRLARDEHYNLLSDESRFALLKLILNRNRNNNTMEIKTRLTTDTDDPAYNCGRLLAVLAAAQDKAHDYKLEGPGVAERYFGTASVSPASVFPLLLRLNRHHLNKISKSERFAGHERFLQEQIQNILSLFKPQQSGKPPAFPRTLDLQAQGRFALGFYQQAAEDHAARKAAMSGKPEPLAE
- a CDS encoding type II toxin-antitoxin system VapB family antitoxin, translated to MKTTIEISSALFEQAKRLARKKNTTLRNLVETGLTLVLKAQQKEQIPRPPPLVTFKGGGLRPEFADASWERLRTAIYPESSP
- the cas4 gene encoding CRISPR-associated protein Cas4, producing MPLSQPKTTDSSTASELIPLSALNHFTYCPRRAALILTEGLFEDNEFTLLGELAHQHTDLPGFEHRAGWKLLRALPLWSDRLSLVGKADLVEIQEHHGRITAARPIEYKSGKKSRWFNDRVQLCAQALCLEEMLGIPIPEGMIYHAKSHQRSLVSLDPTLRSDTLQAIDALKKMLDERRIPPAKIRPQCDGCSLRNICLPEAFHHPPQKLYTASPSTLPIHPY
- a CDS encoding PIN domain-containing protein — translated: MIALDTNILVALHREDSDHHRAALQAYHSQGQHTTFAFLWPCLHEFYAIVTHPRIFRKPTPPRIALAAIASWINHPDSRILAETHGYFDLLTRLITTGSIAGPQIHDARIAALCLHHGVRELWTADRDFSRFPQLRTRNPLISSH